Below is a window of Bombus pyrosoma isolate SC7728 linkage group LG14, ASM1482585v1, whole genome shotgun sequence DNA.
ATTAAAACTTTGCTTTACAAAATTTGTgtagcaatttttgtaaaaattttttgtaGCGCGTTTAGGTAAAGTTTAGGAAAGGgatagaataaatttatatccttaattttatttgttaagaattataattaaaaatagtattttctCGTAACAGCTAATGCAGGTGGATTGTATTTTACTATCGAGCCACAAGATGTAGTGGTTAAACAGGGAAGTCCTGCTAGATTAGATTGTGAAGCAAAAAGTGATTTCGGGAAACCCAGTATACAGTGGAGAACTGACGATGGACAaccgattaattttattggaGATAGTTACCGGTAAGGGTATTAAGGTCTAAAATGATATTACTTTGTTCTTAGATGGTTTTCTTTTATCatgcctttttctttttatagatcTCAATTAGCTAATGGatctttgtatataaataGTGTTTATGGCAGTAGTCTGGAATTGACTGGAAGCTATCAATGTTTAGCTTCTGTAGATGATGTTGGGGCTATCGTTTCTCGAACTGCcacaattaaaattgcaagttAGTATTTAGGACCAATATAAGCTTTTCAAGCTATTGTGAATCAAGATCATGTAAAAAATGTCGTTTTAAAGGTTTTCCAGGATTTGAAAGGGAACCTCAAGATACTATGGTTTATCCAGGACAAATTGCATATTTAAGTTGTACACTTCTCACATCCTCCAGTTCATTGACTATACAATGGTTAAAAGATGAACATCCATTGCTGCTTGATGATAGAATGACAATTTTGCCATCAGGTGCATTAGAAATTGATGATGTTAATATACAAGATATTGGATCATACAGGTGTAATGTTAATAGTTATGGACAAAGTATACTCAGTAACAAAGCACAATTAGGAATGTTAACAAGTGATATTGGTTAGTGTAAATCTTTAAACATGATCTCTATAAACTAGcagatattaatttgttacCTGCTGCTATAGATCAAGAAAGTACTCCACCAGTTTTTATTGCCAAGCCATTACAACAAATGACTATTGAAGAATCAACAGTCACACTTGAGTGTGCTGCCAATGGCTATCCAAAACCAAGTATACTTTGGTTGAAAGATGGTGTTGCCATTGATTTAGCATCTTTTCAATCTAGGTATGCAGTCAAGATGTACATAAGATGGAGAAGTTGAATGTTTaagcttcttttttaattgtttaggTACAGTAGAGTTGCTGCTTCCAGTCTTGTGATCAGTAATGTTCAAGAAATAGATGATGGTTCTTATCAATGTCGTGCAGAAAATGAAGTTGAAACGTTAGATGCAGCTGCTGATTTAATTGTACAAGGTATTCTAGTTTCACTATCAGTATATCCACatgttcattttattttacactaTTTGATGCTATATCATTGTTTTATTACCTATACAGTACCACCAAGATTTATTAGAAAGCCAGAAGATAAGGTAGCTAGTGAAAATCAAGATTTAGAATTTGAATGTGAAATTTATGGGAAGCCAGAACCGAAAATTACATGGCTCAAAAATGGAGAACGTATTACCTTAAGCGCATACTGGCAAATTGTGAATGGGTATGTTTACTAACTATCACTGAAAATGgatcaaaataattcatagcgtataagaaattgaaataaatgtttctttcttagTTACAATCTTAGAATTAATGGCCTACTAGCGATAGATGCTGGAATCTTCCAATGCATAGGAACAAATTCTGCTGGAAGTGTACAAGCTGCAGCACGTTTAACCATTAATCAGCCTAGTGAGTTCTGCAATTGAAATTATCTATATTCAATTTCCTATATGTAcaatctaaataattttttgtagtaaaatttatttttgcgtttatttaatatatttattagtttatacattttttatttatttatttgagagcataacgtatattatatttaatttatattttttttatacaaattttaatttaattattttccatttgtgtttcctccttttttaaCTGTGTTGCATGCTAACATATGTATTCAGAAAAGGCAAATCCCCATAAATCAACTACCCCAAAGACAGTTCCTAAAAAGAAGTTACTATTGCATCGgcaattgtataataaaacgtGGCAGCACCCAAGTACCCTTTTAGGTCACACAATGTCTGCATTTACCCCCAATCCGCCGCTTTCCATTGGTCCCTCTGATGATCCTGCAGATCTGCCTGGAtctgttaaatttcctaattCCCTTTACGACCCAAAATCCCATTTTGTAGATGACACAGACAGCTTGGAGTCGATAGAAGGAAGTGTCCCATCAGCACCAAGGAATTTAAGTCACGTCATTGTCACTGCTAGATTCGTAACTTTACGGTGGCAAGAACCCGAGAATAGAAATGGAGAGATTctaaattactatatttattacaaacaagAAGGTGTTCAAAGGTGACAATTAGTTCCTCAATAAATGCACTTATGGTTCGTGTTTACTTGCGTCTTCTATACAATAGTAAAATCTTACAGAGAACGAGTTACTCATAAGCAACAAAAATTAGAGGCAGTAATACAGGGTTTGCAACCAAGTATGACGTATCAATTTCGAGTGGTCGCCGTGAATGAAAGAGGGATGTCCGGAATGTCCAGCGAAATATTACAAGTTACCACACTTACTGAGGTCTGTCTATAATTTCAAACATATCTGGTAAATTAAACGTATTATCCCATGACCGAAGTATTACAAACTTATTATTGCAATAGGCCAATGTCCCTGGTCCTCCACTGAATTTAGAGGGACATGCTACAAGCAGTGTGAGCATTGCGTTATCTTGGGAAAAGCCACAAGTAGTCAATGGAAGAATttctaaatacataattacattTGTAGAGGTATATCGTTTTGAATAAAAGATGttaataattacgtaatataatgtattaaatgttaaattttgaatattactTAAAGGGTGACAATGAGGACATAACGCGTGAAACTACTAGTACGATGCACGAATTAGTAGATCTCGTGCCTTATACGGAATATAGTATTAAAGTTCAAGCTGTAAACGAGAACGGTCCTGGCATGTTTAGTAGAGATATCGTAGTCCGGACTTATAGTGCACAACCTACTCAACCACCACACAATGTTACAGTAGAACCAGTTAGTCCTACAGTGCGTATTACATTTAGAGTTCCATAGATAAAAACGTTGAACAGTTTTCGAATATCATTGTATAGCTTTCtggtatttttgtttttagagCATTATAATAAGGTGGGAACCGCCACTAGAAGGACAAAATGGAATCGTCACTGGTTATAAAATTCGTTATCGTCGTTACGATCGCGGTTCACAGCCGGTAACTATAACAACTGAAGGAAATCAACGTTCACGAGTACTCACTGGACTTGAAAAACATGTTGTTTATCAAGTTCGTATATGTGCCTTAAACGTTAATGGAACTGGACCTTGGACAGAATGGATACAGATAGAAACATATGAAACCGAATCTGATGAAAACCGAGTGCCAAATACACCCAGCAACTTAAGAAGTTAGTAAGCTCTTAAAACTTTTTATGTTACTGTGAGCTTTAATTcatatatgttaaatatatttcttgtttatatatttacagcaAAAGTAATGTCTGATTATATACAAGTTTTTTGGAATCCACCGAAAGATCAAAGTATTAAAGTAAAGGGATATAAACTTGGATGGGGAAAGGGAGTCCCTGATGTCGAAGTTCGACTTCTTGATGGAAAAGAACGATCTTTTACCATAGATCAATTAGGTGAATAGTCAAATTTGTAGTTTCATGAAGTCATAAACGTGTTAGATATGttatattatctttcttttttatttagaacCAATCActgaatatgttatatcacTAAGAGCAACGAATGATGCTGGCGATGGTCAACCAGCATATGCAAACGTTAGAACTACGGAACGTTCTGTATCTGAATTTTCTGTGCCTTTACTACCGCCTGTTGGTCTTAAAGCCGCTGTTCTATCAGACACTACAGTCGTACTATACTGGACTGATACAACCTTGCCAAAAACTCAAGTACGTAAATGTTTATACTAATATACTATACTAAATTAGGAAACCTtactaaaaagaaataataacattacaGTTCGTAACGGATAATCGATATTACGTAgcacgttatacgtcacatcatCATAGCAGCAACCCtcgttataaatatcataatgcaACTGATCTTAATTGCATGATAAATGATTTAAaacctaatacaatatatgaaTTTGCAGTCAAGCTTGTTAaggtatttataatttattatttcgaagaatatctaattatacataagggtatttaaataattaattagtaattcCTTAGGGAAAACGAGAATCGCTATGGAGTATGGTTGTTACGAATCAAACTCAAGAAGCTGCACCTAGTTCCGCGCCCAGGGATTTGATGATTCAGAGTATCGGAGACCGTCCAACTTCAGTTTTAGTGCGTTGGCAACCTCCTAAACAACCAAATGGACCAATTACAGGTActtattaatacttttaatagtAGTGTAaagtgtataataataatgatgcATACATTTGTTTCAggatatattactttttattcgattgaTAATACGAAATGGGATCGTGATTGGTTATTGGAAGCCGTAGTTGGGGATAAAACTGAGTGCATTGTGAAGGGCCTCCAACCAAGTACAACCTACTACTTCAAGATCCAAGCACGGAATTCAAAAGGATATGGTCCTTTTTCTACAACTGTTCCATTCAAGACGCCTCAAAGTAAGCATTTAATTCTTATAAGTGTATATGCACGTACTACACTATTTTTTTAGTTTCGAAAGTTTGTTCAGTGTTCCGTATATAGTGCTATTTATAGTGACTACTATATCTGTTTATCTCTTCATATCGTATGTGTTATGTCGGTGtcttattactatatttttttatttctatgctAGGCAGTGGTATGGATGTCTATGATGAATTGCATGATCGAGGTAAGACATTATTCTTCTTtagttttttgtttttagcATAGCATGTACTTTAAAGTGTAAATTGAATGATGAGAGGTAATGTAACTACTGCATTGTGATTGCACTATCATCAATATTACCGCCGTTACTGTTACAACTACTAAACATTGGAATTAATTTACAGATGGACGTGgactttcaaatatattgaTCTACATTATTGTGGGTTGTTCTATTGTTTTTATCACTGGTATAGCAGTGGTGGTTGTAGTTGTATGTTGCAAGCGCAATCCAGATTCGCCTGATAGGAAGAAAgggtatgtattatatatatatttacaatatgttttgtataacattatttttacaaaaattacaactGTAATATGTAGATACATGAAAGACACAAATcaaaaaacaaacattaaaCCGCCCGATTTGTGGATTCATCATGATCAAATGGAATTGAAAGCTCTTGAGAAATCTTCAATAAATGGAGAGGCATCTACTAGTGGTGTAGCTAGTAATACCTTACCTAGGTCAAATAACCAGGATTATAATCAAGAGAATGTGCATGGAAATTCTAGTTCATTGGATAAACGTACTTACGTACCAAGTTACATGGGTAAGTTTTTGAAGATAATACTTTTCAACAAAACACTTCATCACATCAAACACAATACTTACAagattttattcatttcattgaatttttagccctccatatattttattatagttatacaaataaatttaataccaTTTCTAACATAATTAGGTagttttaatgattttttattcgcCATTAGAACCTCGGTTAAgattttttagaaagaaaattctattttgtttatcattTTCCTGATTTTTGTATTCGGTTTATGTTTACTCACTCAACATTAGGTAACACTGATGAGAAGTGCTCAACCCTGAGTAGACAACATAGTCGAGGAAGCCATAAACCTAAACTCATTACACTTCCCGTTGACAGTGCATCTTTACATCAACGTaagtaatagtaaaattaagCGAGGAGATATAATGTTTTGTGactatagtatataatattgatttgtatacaataatattaatgaaacataATCTCTTAAGCTGTATGACAAAGTACTGAACTTGTTACAGCTATAGCGACGGCCACACCGATCGTAAACACAAGCATGTCACAGCCAACAATTCATACGTCATGCAGTGATACGCCATCCGTGAGACAGAATTATCCTCGAACTGTAGCACAATACAGTTTAAGTCGAGCACACATTACTTTAGAACCAACACCGGAGTCGAGTCCAGActcttgtaatatttcaacttcGTATGAACCAATGCAAAGTCAAGTAAGATTCTTATATAGTTGGTAATAAACACTTAAATAAAGAATCctgtttcatataaattatttgtatttaaagcAATTATCATATGGTACAAGTGGTCAGTCCTATAGTGGAAATACTCAATACGCTTCAGGACACTATAGCAATAATAATCAACCATCAAGTGTAGGTGGTGGAGTTGATGGTGGTAGCAGTAGTAAAAGGATGCAGGGACATCCTTTGAAAAGTTTTAGCGTGCCAGCACCTCCACCTCAGTCTGCACCTTCAACACCAGCCCAACAAAAACACGGAGGTGAGCCCCATCGTTCATTGTTTTATAGCCTACCTCATCTTGCATATATATTGTGATATTTGTTTGTTGTGTTCTTTAGTTTCTCAAGTAACAGTAAGACCTACAATGTCTGGAAGTCCATACAAGAAACCACAAAGTTCTACACAGTTAGCAAAGAATCGATTAGCCTCAGTTTCAAATCCGGTGCACACTTCTGAAGAAGTTGAACGGTTGAAggtaaatcttttaattttatatcatagtgttataaagaaaagataaagaaattttaactacttttattacattcgaTCATGAGATAAGATGCTGAActattcgtttttattttttacagcCTTCTTACAGTACAGAAGAATTAAATCAAGAGATGGCTAATTTAGAAGGCCTTATGAAAGACCTAAATGCCATAACAGCATCTGAATTTGAGTGCTAGAAGAGGTTCCTAAACCTTGTGCCATCTCAATTCAATAGACTGCAATGATACATTCTCAATGTTAGTACCTGAGAAATAGATGTAACAATTATGTTACACGTCGAAACTCTTGACGAAGTttatatgcaaaaaaaaaacataattgGCAGTATATAATCGATGACCGATGAACGGCTTCGATATCgaacttttcgaacaattcATTTGAAAGCTATAATCCCAGTGATATTGGACTAGAACGAGTTCTTTCCTAGTCAATTTGCTTTTTCCTCTGGTACTAACGTTgctttttacgataaaatgcaAAGTATACTTGCCAATGTATTCTGACACTGCCACATTCTTGTAGCGAATTTGTATTTTGCAAGAACGTTGAGTAGTATGGTTTGAAAGTGTTGATGAAAgaattgaacattttattaCGGACTTTTAACGGTGTATTTTCGTGCATACGGTGTGTGCAAGTCAATCTAAATGGAAGGAAATGGTAAGTTCGATTCTTATCGATGATCTTTCAACGCGAATAGattatgttaaattaataattcaatgaaTTCACAGCGAAGAGAAACGGTTTGAatgttttttcaatttttatacgtgAGAAAGTGATGGGTAATTTCGCGATTATCTTTTATATGCACCATAAAAAAAGTAACGATCTTGCCTAAAAAAgcgaaaaacaaaagaattcgTATTGCATCCAAAAACTCACGCGCTCTTTGCCATGATTTTGTAACTTATACTCATAAGAGAgagtacattttatatatcagTAATATCGACTGCCATACTTACGCTTAGGATGGCTAGATCACGTGAGTCTCTTAATCGAACAATTAATGGTTCATTACACATAAGGCGGACAGtaggaatatattttctatttttttatccGTCAGAATGTTTTTCAGAACATTTTATCAATGTTCGATAATAGGTTTTATACGGTATGGTACTTTCAAGTTAGCTATTTTAGTATTAGTCAATTAAAACACAATAAGTCATCAAGAATTTTCAccaattttatatcatttataaaatgtattaaacgTTGCCTGTAATTTgacgaattatatttaacaggctgaaatatttttcatttatacaaAATCTCAACGTTTTTGAACACTGTGTAATGGccttaaaacatttttgtattaagTTGACCTATACTCAGTGGCTTTGGCAGCTTAATAAGGAACTCTGTTCCTATTTACGGAAGAATGTACGCGTATACTTTTAAAGCAacaatgtagtattacgatctcattgagaaattattttaggGTTACAAGTGAACATCGAGTATGGGTATTATAATAAGCTGTATAGCATACGAGAATTAAGAATTTGAATATCGCGCGTCTTGTCGTAAGAATCTCATGTATCGATTACACGATACGGTTTCAGCGAGATATCGATAGTATCGATagtgtttatatatttaaaatttcgatagttcgtttaacttttaaataa
It encodes the following:
- the LOC122574737 gene encoding neogenin isoform X2; this encodes MEPRILPIPLALLTFIVLANAGGLYFTIEPQDVVVKQGSPARLDCEAKSDFGKPSIQWRTDDGQPINFIGDSYRSQLANGSLYINSVYGSSLELTGSYQCLASVDDVGAIVSRTATIKIASFPGFEREPQDTMVYPGQIAYLSCTLLTSSSSLTIQWLKDEHPLLLDDRMTILPSGALEIDDVNIQDIGSYRCNVNSYGQSILSNKAQLGMLTSDIDQESTPPVFIAKPLQQMTIEESTVTLECAANGYPKPSILWLKDGVAIDLASFQSRYSRVAASSLVISNVQEIDDGSYQCRAENEVETLDAAADLIVQVPPRFIRKPEDKVASENQDLEFECEIYGKPEPKITWLKNGERITLSAYWQIVNGYNLRINGLLAIDAGIFQCIGTNSAGSVQAAARLTINQPKKANPHKSTTPKTVPKKKLLLHRQLYNKTWQHPSTLLGHTMSAFTPNPPLSIGPSDDPADLPGSVKFPNSLYDPKSHFVDDTDSLESIEGSVPSAPRNLSHVIVTARFVTLRWQEPENRNGEILNYYIYYKQEGVQRERVTHKQQKLEAVIQGLQPSMTYQFRVVAVNERGMSGMSSEILQVTTLTEANVPGPPLNLEGHATSSVSIALSWEKPQVVNGRISKYIITFVEGDNEDITRETTSTMHELVDLVPYTEYSIKVQAVNENGPGMFSRDIVVRTYSAQPTQPPHNVTVEPVSPTSIIIRWEPPLEGQNGIVTGYKIRYRRYDRGSQPVTITTEGNQRSRVLTGLEKHVVYQVRICALNVNGTGPWTEWIQIETYETESDENRVPNTPSNLRTKVMSDYIQVFWNPPKDQSIKVKGYKLGWGKGVPDVEVRLLDGKERSFTIDQLEPITEYVISLRATNDAGDGQPAYANVRTTERSVSEFSVPLLPPVGLKAAVLSDTTVVLYWTDTTLPKTQFVTDNRYYVARYTSHHHSSNPRYKYHNATDLNCMINDLKPNTIYEFAVKLVKGKRESLWSMVVTNQTQEAAPSSAPRDLMIQSIGDRPTSVLVRWQPPKQPNGPITGYITFYSIDNTKWDRDWLLEAVVGDKTECIVKGLQPSTTYYFKIQARNSKGYGPFSTTVPFKTPQNGRGLSNILIYIIVGCSIVFITGIAVVVVVVCCKRNPDSPDRKKGYMKDTNQKTNIKPPDLWIHHDQMELKALEKSSINGEASTSGVASNTLPRSNNQDYNQENVHGNSSSLDKRTYVPSYMGNTDEKCSTLSRQHSRGSHKPKLITLPVDSASLHQPIATATPIVNTSMSQPTIHTSCSDTPSVRQNYPRTVAQYSLSRAHITLEPTPESSPDSCNISTSYEPMQSQQLSYGTSGQSYSGNTQYASGHYSNNNQPSSVGGGVDGGSSSKRMQGHPLKSFSVPAPPPQSAPSTPAQQKHGVSQVTVRPTMSGSPYKKPQSSTQLAKNRLASVSNPVHTSEEVERLKPSYSTEELNQEMANLEGLMKDLNAITASEFEC
- the LOC122574737 gene encoding neogenin isoform X3, whose amino-acid sequence is MEPRILPIPLALLTFIVLANAGGLYFTIEPQDVVVKQGSPARLDCEAKSDFGKPSIQWRTDDGQPINFIGDSYRSQLANGSLYINSVYGSSLELTGSYQCLASVDDVGAIVSRTATIKIASFPGFEREPQDTMVYPGQIAYLSCTLLTSSSSLTIQWLKDEHPLLLDDRMTILPSGALEIDDVNIQDIGSYRCNVNSYGQSILSNKAQLGMLTSDIDQESTPPVFIAKPLQQMTIEESTVTLECAANGYPKPSILWLKDGVAIDLASFQSRYSRVAASSLVISNVQEIDDGSYQCRAENEVETLDAAADLIVQVPPRFIRKPEDKVASENQDLEFECEIYGKPEPKITWLKNGERITLSAYWQIVNGYNLRINGLLAIDAGIFQCIGTNSAGSVQAAARLTINQPKKANPHKSTTPKTVPKKKLLLHRQLYNKTWQHPSTLLGHTMSAFTPNPPLSIGPSDDPADLPGSVKFPNSLYDPKSHFVDDTDSLESIEGSVPSAPRNLSHVIVTARFVTLRWQEPENRNGEILNYYIYYKQEGVQRERVTHKQQKLEAVIQGLQPSMTYQFRVVAVNERGMSGMSSEILQVTTLTEANVPGPPLNLEGHATSSVSIALSWEKPQVVNGRISKYIITFVEGDNEDITRETTSTMHELVDLVPYTEYSIKVQAVNENGPGMFSRDIVVRTYSAQPTQPPHNVTVEPVSPTSIIIRWEPPLEGQNGIVTGYKIRYRRYDRGSQPVTITTEGNQRSRVLTGLEKHVVYQVRICALNVNGTGPWTEWIQIETYETESDENRVPNTPSNLRTKVMSDYIQVFWNPPKDQSIKVKGYKLGWGKGVPDVEVRLLDGKERSFTIDQLEPITEYVISLRATNDAGDGQPAYANVRTTERSVSEFSVPLLPPVGLKAAVLSDTTVVLYWTDTTLPKTQFVTDNRYYVARYTSHHHSSNPRYKYHNATDLNCMINDLKPNTIYEFAVKLVKGKRESLWSMVVTNQTQEAAPSSAPRDLMIQSIGDRPTSVLVRWQPPKQPNGPITGYITFYSIDNTKWDRDWLLEAVVGDKTECIVKGLQPSTTYYFKIQARNSKGYGPFSTTVPFKTPQSSGMDVYDELHDRDGRGLSNILIYIIVGCSIVFITGIAVVVVVVCCKRNPDSPDRKKGYMKDTNQKTNIKPPDLWIHHDQMELKALEKSSINGEASTSGVASNTLPRSNNQDYNQENVHGNSSSLDKRTYVPSYMAIATATPIVNTSMSQPTIHTSCSDTPSVRQNYPRTVAQYSLSRAHITLEPTPESSPDSCNISTSYEPMQSQQLSYGTSGQSYSGNTQYASGHYSNNNQPSSVGGGVDGGSSSKRMQGHPLKSFSVPAPPPQSAPSTPAQQKHGVSQVTVRPTMSGSPYKKPQSSTQLAKNRLASVSNPVHTSEEVERLKPSYSTEELNQEMANLEGLMKDLNAITASEFEC
- the LOC122574737 gene encoding neogenin isoform X1, with protein sequence MEPRILPIPLALLTFIVLANAGGLYFTIEPQDVVVKQGSPARLDCEAKSDFGKPSIQWRTDDGQPINFIGDSYRSQLANGSLYINSVYGSSLELTGSYQCLASVDDVGAIVSRTATIKIASFPGFEREPQDTMVYPGQIAYLSCTLLTSSSSLTIQWLKDEHPLLLDDRMTILPSGALEIDDVNIQDIGSYRCNVNSYGQSILSNKAQLGMLTSDIDQESTPPVFIAKPLQQMTIEESTVTLECAANGYPKPSILWLKDGVAIDLASFQSRYSRVAASSLVISNVQEIDDGSYQCRAENEVETLDAAADLIVQVPPRFIRKPEDKVASENQDLEFECEIYGKPEPKITWLKNGERITLSAYWQIVNGYNLRINGLLAIDAGIFQCIGTNSAGSVQAAARLTINQPKKANPHKSTTPKTVPKKKLLLHRQLYNKTWQHPSTLLGHTMSAFTPNPPLSIGPSDDPADLPGSVKFPNSLYDPKSHFVDDTDSLESIEGSVPSAPRNLSHVIVTARFVTLRWQEPENRNGEILNYYIYYKQEGVQRERVTHKQQKLEAVIQGLQPSMTYQFRVVAVNERGMSGMSSEILQVTTLTEANVPGPPLNLEGHATSSVSIALSWEKPQVVNGRISKYIITFVEGDNEDITRETTSTMHELVDLVPYTEYSIKVQAVNENGPGMFSRDIVVRTYSAQPTQPPHNVTVEPVSPTSIIIRWEPPLEGQNGIVTGYKIRYRRYDRGSQPVTITTEGNQRSRVLTGLEKHVVYQVRICALNVNGTGPWTEWIQIETYETESDENRVPNTPSNLRTKVMSDYIQVFWNPPKDQSIKVKGYKLGWGKGVPDVEVRLLDGKERSFTIDQLEPITEYVISLRATNDAGDGQPAYANVRTTERSVSEFSVPLLPPVGLKAAVLSDTTVVLYWTDTTLPKTQFVTDNRYYVARYTSHHHSSNPRYKYHNATDLNCMINDLKPNTIYEFAVKLVKGKRESLWSMVVTNQTQEAAPSSAPRDLMIQSIGDRPTSVLVRWQPPKQPNGPITGYITFYSIDNTKWDRDWLLEAVVGDKTECIVKGLQPSTTYYFKIQARNSKGYGPFSTTVPFKTPQSSGMDVYDELHDRDGRGLSNILIYIIVGCSIVFITGIAVVVVVVCCKRNPDSPDRKKGYMKDTNQKTNIKPPDLWIHHDQMELKALEKSSINGEASTSGVASNTLPRSNNQDYNQENVHGNSSSLDKRTYVPSYMGNTDEKCSTLSRQHSRGSHKPKLITLPVDSASLHQPIATATPIVNTSMSQPTIHTSCSDTPSVRQNYPRTVAQYSLSRAHITLEPTPESSPDSCNISTSYEPMQSQQLSYGTSGQSYSGNTQYASGHYSNNNQPSSVGGGVDGGSSSKRMQGHPLKSFSVPAPPPQSAPSTPAQQKHGVSQVTVRPTMSGSPYKKPQSSTQLAKNRLASVSNPVHTSEEVERLKPSYSTEELNQEMANLEGLMKDLNAITASEFEC
- the LOC122574737 gene encoding neogenin isoform X4, translating into MEPRILPIPLALLTFIVLANAGGLYFTIEPQDVVVKQGSPARLDCEAKSDFGKPSIQWRTDDGQPINFIGDSYRSQLANGSLYINSVYGSSLELTGSYQCLASVDDVGAIVSRTATIKIASFPGFEREPQDTMVYPGQIAYLSCTLLTSSSSLTIQWLKDEHPLLLDDRMTILPSGALEIDDVNIQDIGSYRCNVNSYGQSILSNKAQLGMLTSDIDQESTPPVFIAKPLQQMTIEESTVTLECAANGYPKPSILWLKDGVAIDLASFQSRYSRVAASSLVISNVQEIDDGSYQCRAENEVETLDAAADLIVQVPPRFIRKPEDKVASENQDLEFECEIYGKPEPKITWLKNGERITLSAYWQIVNGYNLRINGLLAIDAGIFQCIGTNSAGSVQAAARLTINQPNDTDSLESIEGSVPSAPRNLSHVIVTARFVTLRWQEPENRNGEILNYYIYYKQEGVQRERVTHKQQKLEAVIQGLQPSMTYQFRVVAVNERGMSGMSSEILQVTTLTEANVPGPPLNLEGHATSSVSIALSWEKPQVVNGRISKYIITFVEGDNEDITRETTSTMHELVDLVPYTEYSIKVQAVNENGPGMFSRDIVVRTYSAQPTQPPHNVTVEPVSPTSIIIRWEPPLEGQNGIVTGYKIRYRRYDRGSQPVTITTEGNQRSRVLTGLEKHVVYQVRICALNVNGTGPWTEWIQIETYETESDENRVPNTPSNLRTKVMSDYIQVFWNPPKDQSIKVKGYKLGWGKGVPDVEVRLLDGKERSFTIDQLEPITEYVISLRATNDAGDGQPAYANVRTTERSVSEFSVPLLPPVGLKAAVLSDTTVVLYWTDTTLPKTQFVTDNRYYVARYTSHHHSSNPRYKYHNATDLNCMINDLKPNTIYEFAVKLVKGKRESLWSMVVTNQTQEAAPSSAPRDLMIQSIGDRPTSVLVRWQPPKQPNGPITGYITFYSIDNTKWDRDWLLEAVVGDKTECIVKGLQPSTTYYFKIQARNSKGYGPFSTTVPFKTPQSSGMDVYDELHDRDGRGLSNILIYIIVGCSIVFITGIAVVVVVVCCKRNPDSPDRKKGYMKDTNQKTNIKPPDLWIHHDQMELKALEKSSINGEASTSGVASNTLPRSNNQDYNQENVHGNSSSLDKRTYVPSYMGNTDEKCSTLSRQHSRGSHKPKLITLPVDSASLHQPIATATPIVNTSMSQPTIHTSCSDTPSVRQNYPRTVAQYSLSRAHITLEPTPESSPDSCNISTSYEPMQSQQLSYGTSGQSYSGNTQYASGHYSNNNQPSSVGGGVDGGSSSKRMQGHPLKSFSVPAPPPQSAPSTPAQQKHGVSQVTVRPTMSGSPYKKPQSSTQLAKNRLASVSNPVHTSEEVERLKPSYSTEELNQEMANLEGLMKDLNAITASEFEC